In Aquiflexum balticum DSM 16537, a single genomic region encodes these proteins:
- a CDS encoding 50S ribosomal protein L25/general stress protein Ctc, which produces MKSLEIIGFKRANLDNQELNQIRQEGNVPCVVYGPAIKEQIHFYSPAILFRDLVYTPEVHMVDLNIEGEKMKAVLKDAQFHPVSEVLLHADFLAFSPDRPIKFEIPVVIKGTSPGIIKGGKLEIKTRKIAVKGLAGNLPDYVEVDINNLDLGKSFRVGDLKVEGFEILTSPNVSIVTIGIPRALRGKKAE; this is translated from the coding sequence ATGAAATCTTTAGAGATTATAGGGTTTAAAAGAGCAAATCTCGATAATCAGGAATTGAACCAAATCCGTCAGGAAGGTAATGTTCCTTGTGTGGTTTATGGTCCGGCTATCAAAGAGCAAATCCATTTCTACTCCCCTGCCATTTTGTTCAGAGACTTGGTGTACACTCCGGAAGTTCACATGGTTGATCTGAATATTGAAGGCGAAAAAATGAAAGCAGTGTTGAAAGACGCACAATTTCATCCGGTTTCAGAAGTTTTGTTGCATGCAGATTTCTTGGCTTTCAGCCCCGACAGGCCTATCAAATTTGAAATCCCAGTAGTGATTAAAGGTACTTCTCCAGGAATTATTAAAGGGGGTAAACTTGAAATCAAAACCAGGAAAATAGCTGTCAAAGGTTTGGCAGGAAATCTTCCTGATTATGTTGAAGTTGATATCAACAATTTGGATTTGGGTAAATCATTCAGAGTTGGAGATTTGAAAGTAGAAGGCTTTGAAATCCTCACTAGCCCAAATGTATCCATCGTAACTATTGGAATCCCAAGAGCACTCAGAGGTAAAAAAGCTGAATAA
- a CDS encoding serpin family protein: MKKILLPLFSFGVLFFACVPSDEFKPAEANLRTLATYEKELANSSTKFALDLFAQVNDPDEPNQFYSPYSIHQALSMTMNGNEGEVLQEFVDLLRYEGMSLDNANRGSKELTEFLLQVDPKVKLAIANAIWYKQEYQVQVPFKNTARDYYNAEIAGLDMRNSNSVNIINNWIAQKTNNLIKDMLDEIPSDAVMYLVNAIYYKADWKYQFVAYKTKKENFYPSPGNAVQVDMMDLDKPSAFKSYYGDAYHYFEIPYSTGQYSMGILYNQEGNLDQVSQYLNLGNLEMWRQNAQEINFILKMPKFKMKYKMANMKNDLMEMGLVRPFSFHPDNFTKLFSNLTGDLKISRVIHDALIEVDEKGSEAAAATIVEVVELTSAPSGPRTLVLDKPFIFFIQEKHSGAILFMGKLGDPSKL; encoded by the coding sequence ATGAAAAAAATTCTCCTGCCCCTCTTTTCATTTGGTGTACTATTCTTTGCCTGTGTACCTTCCGACGAATTTAAACCTGCCGAAGCAAATTTGAGAACATTGGCCACTTACGAAAAAGAATTGGCCAATTCGAGTACAAAATTTGCCCTTGATCTTTTCGCGCAAGTGAACGACCCTGATGAACCAAATCAGTTCTATAGTCCCTACAGCATCCATCAGGCCCTCTCCATGACCATGAACGGGAATGAGGGGGAAGTTCTCCAAGAATTTGTTGATCTTCTCAGGTATGAGGGAATGAGTTTGGATAATGCCAATCGTGGTTCCAAAGAACTGACTGAATTTTTGCTGCAAGTTGATCCGAAAGTGAAATTGGCCATAGCCAATGCCATTTGGTACAAGCAGGAGTATCAGGTGCAGGTACCTTTCAAAAATACCGCAAGGGATTACTACAATGCTGAAATCGCAGGACTTGATATGCGTAATTCCAATTCAGTCAATATCATCAACAACTGGATAGCCCAGAAAACCAACAACCTGATCAAAGACATGTTGGACGAAATCCCCTCCGATGCAGTCATGTACCTGGTCAATGCCATTTATTACAAAGCTGATTGGAAATATCAATTTGTTGCGTACAAAACAAAAAAGGAAAACTTTTATCCCAGTCCCGGAAATGCCGTTCAGGTAGACATGATGGACCTGGATAAACCTTCCGCATTCAAAAGTTATTATGGGGATGCCTACCACTACTTTGAAATCCCCTATTCTACAGGACAATACTCTATGGGAATTCTTTACAATCAAGAAGGAAACCTTGATCAAGTAAGCCAATATTTGAATCTGGGTAACCTGGAAATGTGGCGGCAGAATGCCCAAGAAATAAACTTCATTCTCAAAATGCCAAAATTCAAAATGAAGTACAAGATGGCAAACATGAAAAATGATCTGATGGAAATGGGATTGGTCAGGCCTTTCTCTTTCCATCCGGATAACTTCACCAAATTGTTTTCAAACCTCACAGGGGATCTTAAAATCTCTCGCGTGATACACGATGCTTTAATAGAAGTGGATGAAAAAGGATCAGAAGCCGCCGCTGCTACAATTGTAGAAGTGGTTGAACTAACTTCGGCACCATCCGGTCCTAGGACCCTTGTTTTGGATAAACCCTTTATTTTCTTTATTCAGGAAAAACATAGTGGAGCGATTTTGTTTATGGGGAAATTGGGTGATCCGTCAAAACTTTGA
- a CDS encoding trans-sulfuration enzyme family protein translates to MSHFETDAIRISASKSNHKEHSAPLYLSSSFTFDSAEEARQMFAEEIEGNIYSRYANPNSSDLIQKVCAAEGTEDGIATASGMAAMFGSIASLLQHGDHILASRSLFGSTHQLLTKVFPKWGITSTYGDISDFTNWEKLVKPNTKMLFIETPSNPGLEIIDLEWAGKFAAAHNLILVVDNCFATPYLQQPAKWGAHIVTHSATKYIDGQGRVLGGLILGKKDLIKEVQFFTRHTGPSISPFNAWILAKSMETLAVRMDRHCSNALKVAEYFEANKEIDFVKYPFLPSHPQYDLAKKQMSQGGGIITLTLKGGIQRAQRFIDGLQMISVTANLGDSRSIITHPASTTHSKLSEEERANVGITDGLVRLSVGLEHYEDIIQDVERALNFSK, encoded by the coding sequence ATGTCCCATTTTGAAACTGACGCTATCCGGATTTCTGCATCCAAATCCAACCATAAAGAGCATTCGGCACCTTTATACCTAAGTTCGAGCTTTACTTTTGATTCTGCCGAAGAGGCCAGACAGATGTTTGCCGAGGAGATCGAGGGAAATATCTACTCCAGGTATGCGAATCCCAATTCTTCTGACCTGATCCAAAAAGTTTGCGCTGCGGAGGGAACAGAGGACGGAATAGCCACTGCATCCGGAATGGCCGCCATGTTTGGAAGCATAGCTTCACTTTTACAACATGGAGACCATATCCTTGCCTCCCGCTCATTGTTTGGTTCTACCCATCAATTGCTGACAAAGGTTTTCCCAAAATGGGGAATTACATCAACCTATGGAGACATTTCTGATTTTACCAATTGGGAAAAGCTGGTCAAGCCAAACACCAAAATGCTCTTTATAGAAACTCCTTCCAATCCCGGTCTGGAAATCATTGACCTGGAATGGGCAGGAAAGTTTGCAGCGGCACATAACCTGATTTTGGTAGTGGACAATTGCTTTGCAACCCCATATCTACAGCAGCCTGCAAAATGGGGAGCGCATATTGTGACCCATTCAGCTACCAAATACATCGATGGACAAGGACGGGTTTTGGGTGGATTGATTTTGGGTAAAAAGGATCTGATCAAAGAAGTACAGTTCTTTACAAGACATACCGGCCCTTCCATCTCCCCCTTCAATGCCTGGATTCTGGCAAAAAGTATGGAAACTTTAGCAGTACGGATGGACAGGCATTGTTCAAATGCCCTGAAAGTTGCTGAATACTTCGAAGCAAATAAGGAAATTGATTTTGTGAAATACCCCTTCCTCCCCTCCCACCCACAATATGACCTGGCAAAAAAGCAAATGTCGCAGGGCGGAGGAATTATTACTTTGACTTTAAAGGGAGGAATCCAAAGGGCACAACGCTTTATTGATGGCTTACAAATGATTTCTGTCACGGCAAACTTGGGAGATAGCAGAAGCATCATCACCCATCCTGCTTCTACGACCCACAGTAAATTGAGTGAAGAAGAAAGGGCAAATGTTGGCATTACAGATGGATTGGTAAGACTTTCAGTCGGTTTGGAACATTATGAGGATATTATTCAGGATGTAGAAAGGGCATTGAACTTTTCTAAGTAA
- the pth gene encoding aminoacyl-tRNA hydrolase, which produces MKYLIVGLGNIGPEYELTRHNVGFLTADRLADQQNVQWKSDRLAFTTHFKYKSRQIHLIKPTTYMNLSGKSVNYWMKELNIPKENVLVIVDDVALPFGKLRMRSKGSAAGHNGLKNIEDLTGGQDYPRLRFGIGDDFPKGRQVEYVLGRWSQKEIDELPIFMDKAIDMILSFCTVGINMTMTQFND; this is translated from the coding sequence ATGAAGTATCTCATCGTGGGACTTGGAAATATAGGTCCTGAATATGAACTCACAAGACATAACGTTGGATTTCTGACCGCTGACCGCTTGGCTGACCAACAAAATGTCCAATGGAAAAGTGATAGGCTGGCATTTACAACTCATTTTAAATACAAGAGTCGACAAATCCATCTGATCAAACCAACCACTTATATGAATTTGAGCGGTAAATCTGTCAATTATTGGATGAAAGAACTGAATATTCCAAAAGAAAACGTCTTAGTGATTGTGGATGATGTAGCCTTGCCATTTGGGAAGTTGAGGATGAGGAGCAAAGGTTCAGCAGCAGGTCACAATGGCCTCAAAAACATTGAGGATTTAACAGGCGGACAAGATTATCCAAGATTGAGGTTTGGAATAGGTGATGATTTTCCCAAAGGCCGACAGGTTGAATATGTCTTAGGCAGATGGTCTCAAAAAGAAATAGATGAACTTCCCATTTTTATGGATAAGGCAATAGATATGATTTTGAGCTTTTGTACGGTCGGGATCAATATGACGATGACGCAGTTTAATGATTGA
- a CDS encoding ribose-phosphate pyrophosphokinase, whose amino-acid sequence MTEVKLFSGTNSHLLAEKIAKHYGKRLGDLTISKFSDGEMSPSYNESVRGCTVFLIQTTNPTADNLMELCLMIDAAKRASAYKVCAVIPYYGYARQDRKDRPRVSIAAKLIANMLTSAGADRIMTCDLHAGQIQGFFDIPLDHLNGSAIFVPYLERLALDNMIFAAPDVGGVARARSYAKHFEVEMVVCDKHRKRANEVASMQVIGDVEGKDVILIDDLVDTAGTLCKAAQIIMDKGATSVRAIATHGVLSGNAYENLENSILKELVITDTIPMKRQSSKIRVLSVADLFAKAIHAVTGNTSISALFI is encoded by the coding sequence ATGACTGAGGTCAAACTCTTTTCAGGTACCAATAGCCACTTACTTGCCGAAAAAATAGCAAAACATTACGGGAAACGCCTCGGAGATCTGACCATCTCCAAATTCAGTGATGGAGAAATGTCGCCCAGCTACAATGAATCGGTTAGGGGCTGTACGGTCTTTTTGATCCAGACTACAAATCCCACCGCAGATAACCTCATGGAGCTATGTCTGATGATAGATGCAGCCAAAAGAGCGAGTGCTTATAAGGTTTGTGCTGTAATTCCCTATTATGGATACGCCCGACAGGATAGAAAAGACAGGCCAAGAGTTTCCATAGCGGCCAAATTAATTGCCAATATGCTTACCTCTGCAGGAGCAGATAGGATCATGACCTGTGACCTGCACGCAGGGCAGATCCAAGGTTTTTTTGATATCCCTTTGGATCATTTAAATGGATCAGCTATCTTCGTGCCCTATTTGGAAAGGCTGGCCTTGGACAATATGATTTTCGCAGCTCCAGATGTGGGAGGTGTGGCAAGAGCAAGGTCTTATGCCAAGCATTTTGAAGTAGAAATGGTGGTCTGTGATAAGCACAGAAAAAGGGCCAATGAAGTGGCTTCCATGCAGGTAATCGGTGACGTTGAAGGGAAAGATGTGATTCTTATTGATGACCTTGTAGATACAGCAGGTACTTTGTGTAAAGCAGCACAGATTATTATGGACAAAGGCGCCACCTCAGTAAGGGCCATAGCTACACATGGTGTTCTTTCCGGAAACGCCTATGAAAATCTTGAAAATTCCATTTTAAAGGAGTTGGTTATCACCGATACCATACCAATGAAAAGGCAATCTTCAAAAATCAGAGTTCTTTCAGTAGCTGACCTTTTTGCAAAAGCAATACATGCGGTAACTGGAAACACTTCCATTTCTGCATTATTTATTTAA
- a CDS encoding 2-phosphosulfolactate phosphatase: MKKVEICLSPELIHLYDVQDKNVVIVDIFRATSTMLAALANGVDSITPVMDLETCKSMANSGYTIAGERNGKTAEGFELGNSPLAYLDNKYSGSKIAMTTTNGTVAIEKTKNVANKIILGAFVNLSATTDFLISEQRDVLILCAGWKGKFNLEDSLFAGALVSNLHPHFGTECDTSIAMKNLYEGNQHRLRIFMGQASHAKRLQNHNIEADIEFCLSLNIYDIIGILEEGKLVAKNPIK, encoded by the coding sequence ATGAAGAAAGTTGAAATCTGCCTGAGTCCTGAATTGATTCATCTCTATGATGTCCAAGATAAAAATGTGGTTATTGTGGATATTTTCAGGGCTACTTCAACTATGTTGGCAGCTTTGGCCAATGGAGTGGATTCCATAACTCCTGTGATGGACTTGGAAACCTGTAAATCCATGGCAAATTCCGGATACACTATTGCTGGAGAAAGAAATGGGAAAACGGCAGAAGGTTTTGAATTGGGGAATTCCCCCCTTGCTTATTTGGACAATAAATATTCAGGATCCAAAATCGCCATGACCACCACGAATGGCACTGTGGCAATTGAAAAGACCAAAAATGTCGCCAACAAAATTATTTTAGGTGCTTTTGTTAACCTATCAGCAACCACTGATTTTTTAATTTCAGAGCAAAGAGACGTTTTGATTCTCTGCGCCGGCTGGAAGGGGAAATTCAACCTGGAGGATTCTTTGTTTGCCGGTGCATTAGTAAGCAATTTACATCCTCATTTTGGAACAGAATGTGACACTTCCATCGCGATGAAGAATCTTTATGAGGGCAATCAACACCGGCTTCGGATTTTTATGGGGCAGGCTTCCCATGCCAAAAGACTTCAAAACCACAATATTGAGGCCGATATTGAATTTTGTCTTTCACTGAATATCTATGATATTATTGGAATTTTGGAGGAAGGAAAACTGGTTGCTAAAAATCCGATAAAGTAA
- the gcvT gene encoding glycine cleavage system aminomethyltransferase GcvT: MTDNIKKVQLNDLHESLGAKMVPFAGYNMPVRYSSDIEEHKTVREGVGVFDVSHMGEFMIRGAKALDLIQKVTSNDASKLVIGQAQYSCFPNEEGGIVDDLIVYKMADQEYMLVVNASNIEKDWNWINKHNNIGADLENISDRISLFAIQGPKAIEAVQSLTPIDLSSIKFYHFTTGQFAGVENVIISGTGYTGAGGFEIYVKNEDAESVWNAVFEAGKSLGIKPIGLGARDTLRLEMGYCLYGNDISDETSPLEAGLGWITKFTKDFINSENLKKQKEKGVDKKLVGFIINEKGIPRAHYPIVNNSGEVIGEVTSGTMSPSMGVGIGLGYVKSEYASPGTEIAITVRNKNIPATIEKLPLYKK, translated from the coding sequence ATGACTGACAATATTAAAAAAGTTCAATTGAATGACTTACACGAATCCTTGGGAGCCAAAATGGTTCCTTTCGCAGGTTATAATATGCCCGTAAGGTATTCTTCGGATATAGAAGAGCACAAAACCGTGAGAGAAGGGGTAGGTGTTTTTGATGTTTCCCATATGGGTGAATTTATGATAAGAGGGGCAAAAGCATTGGATCTGATTCAAAAAGTAACTTCAAATGACGCTTCCAAATTGGTAATAGGACAGGCACAATATTCATGCTTCCCCAATGAAGAAGGTGGAATTGTGGATGATTTGATTGTCTACAAAATGGCTGATCAGGAATATATGCTTGTAGTGAATGCTTCAAACATTGAAAAAGATTGGAACTGGATCAACAAACACAACAATATTGGCGCTGATCTGGAAAATATTTCAGATAGGATTTCTCTTTTTGCCATTCAAGGTCCCAAAGCAATTGAGGCTGTGCAATCACTTACCCCTATTGATCTTTCTTCTATTAAATTCTATCACTTCACCACAGGTCAATTTGCTGGTGTTGAAAATGTGATCATATCAGGTACAGGATATACGGGAGCCGGAGGCTTTGAAATTTATGTAAAAAATGAGGATGCCGAGAGCGTGTGGAATGCCGTTTTTGAAGCAGGAAAAAGTCTTGGAATCAAACCAATTGGATTAGGGGCCAGAGACACACTTAGATTGGAAATGGGTTATTGCCTCTATGGAAATGATATCAGCGATGAGACTTCACCTCTTGAGGCAGGATTGGGTTGGATCACCAAATTCACCAAGGACTTTATCAATAGTGAAAACCTCAAAAAACAAAAAGAAAAGGGGGTAGATAAAAAGTTGGTTGGCTTTATAATAAATGAAAAAGGAATTCCAAGGGCACACTATCCTATTGTGAATAATTCCGGTGAGGTCATCGGAGAAGTAACCTCGGGAACTATGTCCCCATCTATGGGTGTAGGGATTGGTTTGGGATATGTCAAGTCCGAATATGCTTCCCCGGGAACAGAAATTGCCATCACTGTTAGAAACAAAAACATACCGGCAACAATTGAAAAACTGCCTTTGTACAAAAAATAA
- a CDS encoding RagB/SusD family nutrient uptake outer membrane protein, with amino-acid sequence MKKHIIIGLLGLVTVFSSCNDELFLTPFQSIDQSLALSNDANVKSVLIGAYAETRSVALYGGRLQLYSEMLGSNGEIRWEGTFNQPREMFNKAIVVNNSFVEGTWAAAYRAINVSNNVLGALDVVNEADRDRVKGEALFLRGSMFFELIKLYGLPYVAGSPSTNLGVPLILTPTREVNEASFVSRNTVAEVYAQILSDLTEAETLLPPSNRFLANSYATAAQLSRVYLQMERFGDARDAANRAIVEAEANGKRLVTGFMDAFNTEGNSVEDLFAIAVNTQDPANDMFTFYSIAEFGARDGDVAILDSHLENYEDNDLRLGQFYQGAGERRTAKWRDQFRNVKVIRLTEMYLTRAEANFREGTAIGATPLADINLIRARVGLPAKTSLTLDEILLERRLELAHEGHIIHDVKRVRGSINDNTGPEVFPFDSPRMVFPIPQREMDANPNLIQNAGY; translated from the coding sequence ATGAAAAAACATATAATTATAGGATTATTAGGGCTTGTTACTGTATTCAGTAGCTGTAACGATGAATTATTCCTTACGCCCTTTCAAAGTATCGATCAGAGTCTTGCATTGAGCAATGATGCCAATGTGAAAAGTGTACTGATCGGAGCGTATGCCGAAACTAGAAGCGTTGCTCTTTATGGCGGAAGACTTCAATTGTATTCTGAAATGTTGGGTTCAAACGGTGAAATCAGATGGGAAGGTACCTTCAACCAACCTAGAGAGATGTTCAATAAAGCAATTGTAGTAAACAACTCCTTTGTGGAAGGAACATGGGCAGCTGCTTATAGAGCTATCAACGTTTCCAACAACGTGTTGGGTGCTCTTGATGTAGTCAATGAGGCAGACAGAGACAGGGTAAAAGGAGAAGCATTGTTTCTGAGAGGTTCCATGTTTTTTGAGTTGATCAAGCTTTATGGACTTCCTTATGTGGCAGGCAGCCCTTCTACAAATCTTGGTGTTCCCTTGATTTTGACTCCTACCCGTGAAGTAAACGAAGCAAGTTTTGTGTCCAGAAATACAGTAGCTGAGGTATATGCTCAGATTTTGAGTGATTTGACAGAAGCCGAAACATTATTGCCACCCTCGAATAGATTTCTTGCAAATTCCTATGCTACTGCGGCACAATTGTCCAGAGTATATCTTCAAATGGAAAGATTTGGAGATGCAAGAGATGCTGCAAATAGGGCAATCGTAGAAGCTGAAGCGAACGGCAAAAGATTGGTTACCGGTTTTATGGATGCTTTCAATACAGAAGGTAATTCTGTGGAGGATTTATTCGCCATAGCGGTAAATACCCAAGACCCTGCCAATGACATGTTCACTTTCTACTCAATTGCCGAATTTGGAGCAAGAGATGGTGATGTTGCAATATTAGACAGCCATCTTGAAAACTATGAAGATAATGATCTCAGGCTTGGCCAGTTTTACCAAGGAGCGGGAGAAAGAAGGACTGCAAAATGGAGAGATCAATTCAGGAATGTGAAGGTCATCAGGCTAACTGAAATGTATCTGACCAGAGCAGAAGCCAACTTCAGAGAAGGTACTGCCATAGGTGCTACCCCATTGGCAGATATCAACTTGATCAGAGCAAGGGTGGGTTTACCAGCCAAAACTTCTTTGACATTGGATGAAATCCTTTTAGAACGCAGACTTGAACTAGCCCATGAAGGACATATCATTCATGATGTAAAAAGAGTCCGAGGATCTATCAATGACAACACCGGACCGGAAGTTTTCCCATTTGATAGTCCAAGAATGGTATTCCCAATACCTCAAAGAGAAATGGATGCCAATCCAAATCTTATTCAAAATGCAGGTTATTAA
- a CDS encoding SusC/RagA family TonB-linked outer membrane protein: protein MTKNLLSALLCFLFIGNMAIAQTRTVTGTVISVEDGFPLPGVNVVIKGTTSGTVTDLNGGYSIQVESNQTLVFSFVGFETQEAAVGNRSIIDISLQVDAKTLGEVVVTGFGTITKGDLTGNIATVKGAEIANIPVPNFQEALQGRMAGVFVESNSGKLGEGVKIRVRGTTSISGGNEPLYIVDGLPITSGGAIGDFNPLADINFNDIESFEVLKDASASAIYGARASNGVVLITTKSGAKGKTKFNVGVQRGVSSPTRKREFLNAEEFIELMTESAYNNDLSEGFDPKNNPADYPGSWLQFVEGRFDRYSGWSDWRTNETDTDWQEQAFNPDAGVTNVNFSATGGDDKTKFYFSTAYDKQEGIIIRNDFERISTRLNLDHKVSEIFNFGVNLGFSRVRNNRLSDDNAFNNPIQLVALAPITPIRDLNGVLYDTPTTTYYNNLVDSENAEWLNTSYRNISNIYGEVKITKDLKFKSEFGVDVMNQNQEQFFGSRTNSGRSTNGFGRSSWLRIFNYNTNNFFTYTKAIGTKHNIDAVAGMQFQKSEDNFTSVEGQEFPLDDLRTLASAAEITGGTSTLTNFTFLSYFARVNYRFNNKFLGTFSARADGSSRFGDNNKWGFFPAASAGWVLSEEGFLKGNETLSLLKLRASYGLTGNAEIGNFDHLGLFGTSSYGLIPGLRPTQIPNPNLNWEKTEQFNIGIEFGILRDRITGEIDYYDKNTRDLLLNVPVPATSGFNVQRQNIGRMQNYGFEFILNGSVVSKENFSWNASLNFARNINRVRELAPGQESIPPTSSRSLNSIFIGESIGVFYGPKYAGVDPDNGDALYYSNAEQTETTNNINNAERMVVGDPNPQFIGGITNNFTFGNFDMNFLFQGVFGNDIYDGGGGFFAANGDWFDNSTRDQMARWQNPGDITMVPQARLGACNGCQASSRYLSDGSYVRLRTLTIGYTLPNTLTSKMKISTARFYLVAQNLLTFTNYKGWDPEVNADAFASNVSQGYDFYSAPQARTISLGLNVGF from the coding sequence ATGACAAAAAATTTACTAAGCGCTTTGCTCTGTTTCCTATTTATTGGAAATATGGCAATAGCCCAAACAAGGACAGTTACGGGAACTGTTATCTCAGTGGAGGATGGTTTTCCTCTTCCGGGAGTAAATGTGGTTATCAAAGGGACTACCTCTGGTACCGTAACAGATTTAAATGGAGGCTACAGCATCCAGGTTGAGTCCAATCAGACTCTGGTTTTCTCTTTTGTTGGTTTTGAAACGCAGGAGGCAGCAGTCGGTAATCGTAGCATTATTGATATCTCGCTACAAGTGGATGCAAAAACTCTGGGAGAAGTTGTGGTAACAGGTTTCGGTACGATTACCAAAGGAGACCTTACAGGAAACATTGCTACAGTAAAAGGTGCAGAAATCGCCAATATCCCTGTACCCAACTTTCAGGAAGCCCTTCAGGGAAGAATGGCCGGTGTATTCGTGGAATCAAACAGTGGCAAATTGGGTGAAGGTGTGAAAATCAGAGTAAGGGGTACTACTTCTATCTCAGGTGGCAACGAACCTTTATATATCGTCGATGGATTGCCTATCACCTCTGGTGGTGCCATAGGAGATTTCAACCCACTTGCTGATATCAATTTCAATGACATTGAATCTTTTGAAGTTTTGAAGGATGCTTCTGCATCAGCTATTTACGGTGCCCGAGCGTCTAACGGTGTGGTTTTGATCACCACCAAATCAGGTGCTAAAGGTAAAACCAAATTCAATGTAGGTGTGCAAAGAGGTGTTTCCTCTCCAACAAGAAAGCGAGAATTTTTGAATGCTGAGGAATTTATCGAATTGATGACTGAGTCCGCATACAACAATGACCTGAGCGAAGGATTTGACCCTAAAAATAATCCAGCGGATTATCCTGGATCTTGGCTTCAGTTTGTAGAAGGAAGATTTGATAGATATTCAGGTTGGTCTGATTGGAGAACCAATGAAACTGATACCGATTGGCAAGAACAGGCATTCAACCCTGATGCAGGAGTTACCAATGTCAATTTTTCGGCAACTGGAGGTGATGACAAAACGAAATTTTACTTCAGTACTGCCTATGACAAGCAGGAAGGTATCATTATCAGAAATGATTTTGAAAGAATTTCTACCAGGTTGAATTTAGACCATAAAGTTAGTGAGATCTTCAATTTCGGAGTTAACTTAGGTTTCAGTAGGGTAAGAAACAATAGATTGTCTGACGATAACGCCTTCAACAATCCTATTCAATTAGTAGCTTTAGCGCCTATTACACCCATCAGGGATTTGAATGGGGTGCTTTATGATACTCCAACTACTACCTATTACAACAACTTGGTCGATTCTGAAAATGCAGAGTGGTTAAATACCTCTTATCGAAATATTTCAAATATTTATGGTGAAGTAAAAATAACCAAAGACCTGAAATTCAAAAGTGAATTCGGTGTGGATGTCATGAACCAAAATCAGGAGCAGTTTTTCGGTTCCAGAACAAACAGTGGTCGTTCCACCAACGGATTCGGGAGATCAAGTTGGTTGAGAATATTTAATTATAACACCAACAACTTCTTTACCTACACCAAAGCTATAGGTACCAAACACAATATCGATGCAGTAGCAGGTATGCAATTCCAGAAATCTGAAGATAATTTCACTTCTGTAGAAGGTCAGGAGTTTCCTTTGGATGATTTGAGGACACTGGCTTCAGCAGCAGAAATTACAGGTGGTACTTCCACATTGACCAACTTTACCTTCCTTTCTTATTTTGCAAGGGTAAACTACAGGTTCAACAATAAATTCCTCGGTACTTTCAGTGCCAGAGCGGATGGTTCCTCCAGATTCGGAGATAATAACAAATGGGGCTTCTTCCCTGCTGCTTCTGCAGGATGGGTCTTATCAGAAGAAGGTTTCCTTAAAGGCAACGAAACTTTGAGTTTATTGAAATTAAGAGCCTCTTACGGACTTACCGGTAATGCGGAAATTGGGAATTTTGATCATTTGGGACTTTTCGGGACATCTTCATATGGTTTGATCCCCGGACTAAGACCTACACAAATCCCTAATCCAAATCTAAACTGGGAAAAAACAGAGCAGTTTAACATCGGTATTGAATTCGGTATTCTTAGAGACAGAATTACCGGTGAGATTGACTACTATGATAAAAACACCCGGGATTTGCTTCTGAATGTCCCTGTACCTGCTACCTCAGGTTTCAATGTACAAAGACAGAATATTGGTAGAATGCAGAACTACGGTTTTGAATTTATCTTAAACGGTTCTGTTGTTTCCAAAGAAAATTTCAGTTGGAATGCCTCTCTTAACTTTGCAAGAAATATCAATAGAGTAAGAGAACTTGCTCCTGGTCAGGAATCCATTCCACCTACATCCTCAAGATCACTGAACAGTATCTTTATAGGCGAGTCAATAGGTGTTTTCTACGGGCCTAAATATGCCGGGGTAGATCCTGATAACGGCGATGCCTTGTACTATTCCAATGCGGAACAGACAGAAACTACCAATAATATCAATAATGCTGAAAGAATGGTTGTCGGTGATCCAAACCCTCAGTTTATCGGAGGTATCACAAACAATTTTACTTTTGGTAATTTTGATATGAACTTCTTGTTCCAAGGAGTATTTGGAAACGATATCTATGATGGTGGCGGAGGTTTCTTTGCTGCAAACGGTGACTGGTTTGATAATTCAACAAGGGATCAGATGGCAAGATGGCAAAACCCAGGTGACATTACAATGGTTCCCCAAGCTAGATTGGGAGCTTGTAACGGATGTCAGGCTTCAAGCAGATATCTTTCTGATGGGAGCTATGTAAGGTTGAGAACGCTTACGATTGGCTATACCCTACCTAATACCCTGACCAGCAAGATGAAGATTTCTACTGCCAGATTCTATTTAGTAGCTCAAAACCTCTTGACTTTCACGAATTATAAAGGATGGGATCCTGAAGTAAATGCAGATGCTTTTGCATCAAATGTTTCTCAGGGCTATGATTTTTATTCAGCGCCCCAAGCCAGGACAATCTCATTGGGTCTAAATGTCGGATTCTAA